A section of the Agromyces aurantiacus genome encodes:
- a CDS encoding metal-dependent transcriptional regulator, with protein MPTTPSPAIEDYLKTVYAHTEWQPEAITPSGLAAALGVAPSSVTEMVKKMAAQGLVQHVPYGAIRLTEAGRTRALAVVRRHRLIETWLVREMGYAWDEVHDEAEVLEHALSDRLLEAIDARLGRPARDPHGDAIPAADGTLASEPAVRLDEAAAGHVGRVIRISDRDPAVLRELDEAGVGPGSELRVADRADAASVTVVVDGTTRAIATEAAAGIWVSA; from the coding sequence ATGCCGACGACCCCCAGCCCCGCCATCGAGGACTACCTCAAGACGGTGTACGCCCACACCGAGTGGCAGCCCGAGGCCATCACGCCGTCGGGCCTCGCCGCGGCGCTCGGCGTCGCCCCGTCCTCGGTCACCGAGATGGTCAAGAAGATGGCCGCGCAGGGCCTCGTGCAGCACGTGCCGTACGGCGCCATCCGACTCACCGAGGCCGGGCGCACCCGCGCGCTCGCGGTCGTGCGCCGGCACCGGCTCATCGAGACCTGGCTCGTGCGCGAGATGGGCTACGCGTGGGACGAGGTGCACGACGAGGCCGAGGTGCTCGAGCACGCGCTCTCCGACCGGCTGCTCGAGGCCATCGACGCCCGGCTCGGCCGGCCCGCGCGCGACCCGCACGGCGACGCGATCCCCGCCGCCGACGGCACGCTCGCCTCCGAGCCGGCCGTGCGGCTCGACGAGGCGGCCGCCGGTCACGTCGGCCGGGTCATCCGGATCAGCGACCGCGACCCCGCGGTGCTCCGCGAGCTCGACGAGGCCGGGGTCGGCCCCGGCAGCGAGCTGCGGGTCGCGGATCGCGCGGACGCGGCATCCGTCACCGTCGTCGTCGACGGCACCACCCGCGCCATCGCCACGGAGGCCGCGGCGGGCATCTGGGTCTCTGCCTGA